The DNA region TAAGCACATATCCCATTTTGTTATTTTATTATACTAAATTTTTTCCAACAGGTCAACTCACATCGTGGACATTTGACGTAAAAAGTGGATATTTTTTGTTCAAAAATTTTATCTATTTATCATATCCCATACACAAATTCAATAAGTCAGTAAGATGCCTAATGCCGTAAAACTGTTCTATTATTGACTTACAGCTAATTTTGTGGTATAATTTCAAAAAGTATAATATTAATTTCTTTGCATCAGTTTTATTTCATTTTATCATATCCAAACATTGGCAGATATAATGTTATATAATACAGACAGAAATCAGGTGGGAAAATGCGCATTAAAAGATTAAGCACACCATTCGGGCATATAGAAGTATTGAAGAATGGCGTACTCGTGGAGTTTGAGATAGAACAAGGTTCAGATCAGTTTGAAGGATATTATCTCAATGACGTAACTAAGCTTTATCCTTCAGGACTGTATACTATTATAATACCTATAGATAGATCTGCAATCGGTGATACATACAACGTCAGATATTCAAAAGGCGAACTCAATGACGACGGCGGCGGCGAAAACACCAGAAATGCTATCTGTGAACTCGACGGATATGTATTCGGGCTTGGGTGGGCTGATACGGAATATATCGAAGATGGCTACAAATTTTGGTATCCCGAACTATACAACGACAGAACACGGATACTCCCATATTCCGAAAACGGGATCATCGGAAGCGGTATAGAGTTTGAGATCATTCCCGATGCTAAATACAATGACCTTGATGAGCGTATCATCAGTCAATCGAAAGAGATACGGATCATTGCGGCATGGACAAGTTCTGATTCTCCCTATGCATGGAATATCATATCGTATGTTACCTGCTGAAAAACCTTATAAAAAATGTCGGCTCTCCCAAAAAGAAGAACCGACATTTTTGTTATTTATCATCAGGTTGCAGGAGCTTCATCATCAAAGTTCTGAAGTGCATCATAACCCTGTTCGCCTGTACGAACTTTAACTACATTTTCTATCGGGTAAACGAACAGCTTTCCGTCGCCGTAGTTACCTGTGTAAAGTGCCGAACGCGCTGCATCGATAACTGTATTCACGGGCACAGCGCATACAACTATCTCTGCCTTTACTTTTGGCAGCAGGTTCATTTCTATGCTTGTACCTCTGTAGTAGTGGCGCTGACCGTTCTGCATACCGCAGCCCAATACGTGAGTGATAGTGATACCTGTTACATCTATGGATTCCATAGCCTGGATGAAATCCTGTAATTTCTGTTCCTTGAATACTACAACAATCTTTGTCATCTTAGGCTTACCGTTAGGAGAAGGAGCAACATAGCTCTCGACCTCAACTGCCTTTTCAACAGATACAGGAACGATGGGTGGTACATCTTTGCCGACTTTTTTAACGCTCTTAGCATCGTCCTTGGTGTAGCCGTATACAGAAGCATCATTCATGGAAGGTGCAAAATCTGCATAAGAGGATACCAGACCATGCTCTGTGATATCGAGACCAATGATCTCTTCCTGCTCGGAAGCTCTAAGACCAATGGTGTGCTTGATGATAAGGAAAGTGATCGTTATTGACACAGCAGCCCAGGCTGCAACGCTTACAAATCCGAGAAGCTGAAGACCAAGCTGCTCAAATCCACCGCCGTAGAAAAGTCCCTCAGCCTTGATGCCGCCGCATTCGATCTGGATATCATATCCCGGAGCGGACTTTGTTGCAAAAAGACCAACTGCGATAGTACCCCAGATACCGTTCATCATATGTACTGCTACCGCACCAACGGGATCATCGATGTGGAGCTTATAATCCAGGAACCAGACACCGAAGCATACCAGGAAACCTGAAACGATACCGACCATGATAGCACCGAAGCAATCCATAACATCACAGCCTGCGGTGATACCAACAAGACCTGCAAGCGAAGCGTTCAGACACATTGAAACATCAGGCTTGCCGTACTTGAGCCAAGTGAAGACCATTACAGTTACAGTAGCGATCGCTGGAGCAACTGTTGTTGTCAGGAAGATGGAATCGAGCTGACCGACACTTGAAGCAGCTGCGGGGTTGAATCCGTACCAACCGAACCAGAGTATGAACACGCCGAGCGCACCGATTATCAGGTTGTGACCGGGGATAGCGTTTACTTTGATCTCGCCGTCCTTTGTCTTGGTGAACTTACCGATACGTGGTCCGACGATTTTAGCACCAATCAGTGCACAGATACCGCCGACCATGTGTATCGCACATGAACCTGAAAGATCATGGAAGCCCATCTGAGCCAGCCAGCCGCCGCCCCAGATCCAGTGTGCTTCTATCGGGTAGATCAGAGCACTGATGATACCCGAGTAGATGCAGTAAGAGAGGAACTTTGTACGTTCTGCCATAGCACCCGAAACGATAGTCGCAGTAGTTGCGCAGAACACAAGGTTGAATACGAACTGATCCCAAGCAAAGCTTTCATAGCTTGTAAAAATATCAAAACCGGGCTTACCGATAATACCTGCGGCATCTTCGCCAAGCAGAAGTCCGAAGCCAATAGCGATGAATGCAACTGTACCGATACAGAAGTCCATCAGATTCTTCATAATGATATTGCCTGCGTTTTTTGCCCTTGTGAAGCCTGTCTCCACCATTGCAAAACCAGCCTGCATAA from Ruminococcus albus AD2013 includes:
- a CDS encoding ammonium transporter, which codes for MDVQEIVQEVTQASDKTVFGVWFMIAVALVFFMQAGFAMVETGFTRAKNAGNIIMKNLMDFCIGTVAFIAIGFGLLLGEDAAGIIGKPGFDIFTSYESFAWDQFVFNLVFCATTATIVSGAMAERTKFLSYCIYSGIISALIYPIEAHWIWGGGWLAQMGFHDLSGSCAIHMVGGICALIGAKIVGPRIGKFTKTKDGEIKVNAIPGHNLIIGALGVFILWFGWYGFNPAAASSVGQLDSIFLTTTVAPAIATVTVMVFTWLKYGKPDVSMCLNASLAGLVGITAGCDVMDCFGAIMVGIVSGFLVCFGVWFLDYKLHIDDPVGAVAVHMMNGIWGTIAVGLFATKSAPGYDIQIECGGIKAEGLFYGGGFEQLGLQLLGFVSVAAWAAVSITITFLIIKHTIGLRASEQEEIIGLDITEHGLVSSYADFAPSMNDASVYGYTKDDAKSVKKVGKDVPPIVPVSVEKAVEVESYVAPSPNGKPKMTKIVVVFKEQKLQDFIQAMESIDVTGITITHVLGCGMQNGQRHYYRGTSIEMNLLPKVKAEIVVCAVPVNTVIDAARSALYTGNYGDGKLFVYPIENVVKVRTGEQGYDALQNFDDEAPAT